The following are encoded in a window of Chitinophaga sp. H8 genomic DNA:
- a CDS encoding sodium:solute symporter family protein, whose protein sequence is MLTAFILLYLVVTILIGQWAARRVHSANDFVVAGRKLPLGISTCVIFATWFGSETMLGATSEFSKHGFLGVMEDPFGASLCLLLVGLFFARPLYRYNLLTFCDFFRVRYGRKAEVISALLMIPSYFGWIAAQIVAMGIVINTVMGVPQEIAMIVSGLIVMAYTYSGGMWSVSVTDFIQTLMIIAGLLIIAYTFTRQAGGFENVIAQTPARYFRFLPDHHWQEWLKYVAAWMTIGLGSIPQQDVFQRLMSAKNERTAVYSSFLGAGMYLFFGLLPILIVMCARVLYPSLLEGEAEKILPNMVLQHGSLFIKVLFFGALLSAIMSTTSGAILAPATVLGENLIRPFYKDISDKQLLRVIRLSVIVVSAISMGMALIQQNIYQLVADSSILSLVSLFVPLTAGLYWKKSTHAGAILSIILGTAGYIIAEWTDCRVPSLMVGLLTSIAGMVLGTYLSTFIPLRVFTIFRNSER, encoded by the coding sequence ATGCTCACCGCTTTCATACTTCTTTATTTAGTAGTTACCATACTTATCGGCCAATGGGCAGCACGGCGGGTGCATAGCGCCAATGATTTTGTGGTGGCAGGCAGGAAGCTTCCTTTAGGGATCAGCACCTGCGTAATATTTGCTACCTGGTTTGGATCAGAAACGATGCTGGGCGCCACCAGTGAATTTTCGAAGCATGGCTTCCTCGGGGTAATGGAAGATCCTTTTGGTGCTTCTTTGTGTTTACTGCTGGTAGGATTATTTTTTGCAAGACCACTTTACCGGTATAACCTGCTTACCTTCTGTGATTTTTTCCGCGTACGGTATGGGCGGAAGGCGGAAGTAATATCCGCCCTGCTGATGATTCCTTCCTATTTTGGCTGGATAGCGGCACAGATTGTAGCGATGGGGATTGTGATCAATACTGTAATGGGCGTGCCCCAGGAAATAGCCATGATAGTGAGTGGATTGATTGTAATGGCTTATACTTATTCTGGCGGGATGTGGTCGGTATCAGTAACCGATTTTATACAAACCCTGATGATCATTGCTGGCTTGCTGATCATTGCGTATACTTTTACCAGGCAGGCCGGGGGATTTGAAAATGTAATTGCCCAAACACCTGCCCGCTATTTTCGTTTTCTACCGGATCATCACTGGCAGGAATGGCTAAAGTATGTGGCTGCCTGGATGACGATAGGGCTGGGCTCTATCCCCCAGCAGGATGTATTTCAACGGTTGATGTCAGCTAAGAATGAACGTACCGCCGTTTACTCCTCATTCCTGGGAGCAGGCATGTACCTGTTTTTCGGGTTACTCCCCATTCTTATTGTCATGTGTGCCCGGGTGCTGTATCCTTCCTTACTGGAAGGAGAAGCAGAAAAGATATTACCTAATATGGTATTACAGCATGGCTCCCTGTTTATAAAAGTGTTGTTCTTCGGCGCCTTGTTATCTGCTATTATGAGTACCACCAGCGGTGCTATCCTGGCTCCGGCAACAGTGCTGGGAGAAAACCTGATCCGGCCTTTCTATAAAGATATTTCAGACAAACAACTGCTGCGCGTAATCCGGTTATCTGTGATCGTGGTATCTGCTATATCTATGGGTATGGCGCTCATCCAGCAAAACATTTATCAACTGGTCGCAGATTCCTCTATCTTAAGCCTGGTATCTCTTTTTGTACCGCTTACGGCAGGTTTGTACTGGAAAAAGTCTACCCATGCAGGGGCTATATTATCTATTATACTGGGCACAGCAGGTTATATTATAGCAGAATGGACAGATTGCCGGGTACCTTCTTTAATGGTGGGATTACTGACCAGTATAGCAGGTATGGTACTGGGTACCTACTTGTCTACCTTCATTCCTTTAAGGGTTTTCACCATTTTCAGAAATTCTGAACGATAA
- the hpt gene encoding hypoxanthine phosphoribosyltransferase codes for MSVIQVHDKKFQPYIGEAELQLRIKEMAALLNKDLEGERPLFIAILNGSFMFAADIFKHLTIEAEISFIKLVSYKGTKSSGNVITAIGLDEDLFGRTVVILEDIVDTGRTLSQFLPQLEHQQPKKLMIASLLTKPEAVIHPIKIDYLGFSVPDKFLLGYGLDYDGLGRNLPQIYQLVEMP; via the coding sequence ATGTCGGTTATTCAAGTGCATGATAAGAAATTCCAGCCTTATATCGGTGAAGCGGAATTACAGTTGCGGATCAAGGAAATGGCCGCGTTATTAAATAAGGACCTGGAAGGAGAGAGGCCACTGTTTATTGCTATCCTCAATGGTTCTTTCATGTTTGCTGCAGATATTTTTAAACACCTGACCATAGAAGCTGAGATTTCCTTTATCAAACTGGTATCCTACAAAGGCACCAAATCCAGTGGTAACGTAATTACTGCAATAGGACTGGATGAAGACCTTTTTGGCCGTACCGTGGTTATCCTGGAAGATATTGTAGATACCGGCAGAACCCTGAGCCAGTTCTTACCACAGCTGGAACATCAGCAACCTAAAAAGCTCATGATTGCCTCCCTGCTCACAAAGCCCGAAGCGGTAATTCATCCTATAAAAATTGATTACCTGGGCTTTTCCGTACCAGATAAATTCCTGCTGGGCTATGGCCTCGATTATGATGGCCTGGGCCGTAATCTGCCCCAGATCTACCAGCTGGTAGAAATGCCGTAA
- the dnaJ gene encoding molecular chaperone DnaJ: MSTKRDYYEILSVSKTASQDEIKKAYRKVAMQYHPDRNPNNHEAEEKFKEAAEAYEVISDPDKRAQYDRYGHAGMNGRGGFGGSGSMNMDDIFSNFGDIFGDDLFGSFFGGGGARGGNGGRRGRGTRGSNLRVKIRLTFEEIAKGANKKIKVKKHVPCSHCGGLGAKDKNAFQTCTTCHGSGQVRKVTQTFLGQMQTVTTCPACHGEGQVITSKCGHCKGEGRMYGEEMVSIDIPAGVQEGMQLSMSGKGNAGERGGAPGDLLILIEEEPHPELQRDGLNIAYDLHISFPDAVFGTQVEVPTIDGKAKIKIPAGTQSGKIFRLKGKGFPSVNSYEKGDQLIHVNVWTPQHVNEEEKGLLEKMQSSHNFKPNPEKSDKGFFEKVRDIFS; the protein is encoded by the coding sequence ATGTCTACTAAAAGAGATTATTACGAGATATTGTCCGTGAGCAAAACGGCTTCGCAGGATGAAATCAAGAAGGCTTACCGTAAGGTGGCCATGCAGTACCATCCTGATCGTAATCCCAACAACCATGAGGCAGAGGAAAAGTTCAAGGAAGCTGCGGAAGCCTATGAAGTGATCAGCGACCCGGACAAGCGGGCGCAGTATGACCGTTATGGCCATGCCGGTATGAATGGCCGTGGTGGATTTGGTGGCAGTGGCAGCATGAATATGGATGACATCTTCTCCAACTTTGGCGATATTTTCGGCGATGACCTGTTTGGCAGCTTCTTTGGTGGTGGCGGTGCACGTGGCGGCAATGGCGGCAGAAGAGGCAGAGGAACCCGTGGGTCCAACCTGCGGGTAAAGATCCGCCTCACTTTTGAAGAGATTGCAAAAGGTGCCAATAAAAAGATAAAAGTAAAGAAACATGTACCCTGCAGCCATTGCGGTGGCCTGGGGGCAAAAGATAAAAACGCTTTCCAGACCTGTACTACCTGTCATGGTTCCGGACAAGTAAGGAAAGTGACCCAGACCTTCCTGGGACAAATGCAAACCGTTACTACCTGCCCTGCCTGTCATGGGGAAGGCCAGGTAATCACCAGCAAATGCGGCCACTGTAAAGGAGAAGGCCGGATGTATGGTGAGGAAATGGTGAGCATCGATATTCCAGCTGGTGTACAGGAAGGTATGCAGCTGAGCATGAGCGGAAAAGGAAATGCCGGCGAAAGAGGCGGCGCTCCCGGCGATCTGCTGATCCTTATTGAAGAGGAACCACACCCGGAACTGCAGCGCGATGGCCTGAACATTGCCTACGATCTGCATATCTCTTTCCCAGACGCGGTATTTGGTACCCAGGTAGAAGTACCTACCATTGACGGAAAAGCCAAGATCAAAATCCCGGCAGGTACCCAAAGCGGCAAAATCTTCCGGTTAAAAGGCAAGGGATTCCCTTCCGTTAACTCGTACGAAAAAGGAGATCAGCTGATCCATGTAAACGTATGGACACCACAACATGTAAATGAAGAAGAAAAAGGACTCCTGGAAAAAATGCAGTCTTCCCATAATTTCAAGCCTAATCCAGAGAAATCAGATAAAGGATTTTTTGAAAAGGTAAGAGACATCTTCAGCTAA
- a CDS encoding TIGR00730 family Rossman fold protein — protein sequence MNDTLKNLKERDWTETRAHSSWQIFKIMAEFVEGFESLAKIGPCISIFGSARTKPGNRYYDLAEEIARRLSEEGFGVITGGGPGVMEAANKGAQAANGKSVGANITLPHEQYPNKYIDYDKSLNFDYFFVRKVMFTKYSQGFIMMPGGFGTMDEFFEVLTLIQTKKMTETPMVLVGRDYWSGLLDWVRTVMLEKESNISPEDLNLLQLFDTADEVVEYFRVFYTTNKLRPNF from the coding sequence ATGAATGATACTTTAAAGAACCTGAAAGAAAGAGATTGGACAGAAACCCGTGCGCACTCCAGCTGGCAGATATTCAAGATCATGGCAGAGTTTGTAGAAGGCTTTGAATCCCTGGCTAAAATAGGACCTTGTATTTCCATCTTTGGTTCCGCTCGTACCAAGCCGGGCAACAGATATTATGACCTGGCGGAAGAAATTGCACGTCGCCTTTCTGAAGAAGGATTTGGCGTAATTACCGGTGGCGGCCCCGGTGTGATGGAAGCGGCCAATAAAGGCGCACAGGCCGCTAATGGCAAATCAGTAGGCGCCAATATCACCCTGCCGCATGAACAATATCCCAATAAATATATTGACTACGATAAGAGCCTGAACTTTGATTATTTCTTTGTTCGTAAAGTCATGTTCACCAAGTATTCGCAGGGCTTTATTATGATGCCCGGCGGGTTTGGTACCATGGATGAGTTTTTTGAGGTATTGACACTTATCCAGACAAAGAAAATGACTGAAACACCTATGGTACTTGTAGGGCGTGACTACTGGAGTGGCTTGCTGGATTGGGTCCGCACGGTGATGCTGGAAAAGGAGAGCAATATTTCTCCGGAAGATCTGAACCTGCTTCAACTGTTTGATACAGCTGATGAAGTAGTGGAGTATTTCCGGGTGTTCTATACCACTAATAAACTACGGCCAAACTTCTAA
- a CDS encoding class I SAM-dependent methyltransferase codes for MAPSPDKLQMFENRLTKVFRHLKKLARRQNISCYRVYDDDIPEFPFSIELYENKVYVAEYQRRHGMEEEAHEAWLDSCLELISKVLEIPLDLIFVKQRQRKQHRQAQYEKLSFESQEMIVQEAGLKFKVNLSDYLDTGLFLDHRITRGMVREEAKDKKVLNLFCYTGSFSVYAAAGGATQVTSADLSKTYLSWAEENMRLNDIDVSKHEFVHADVLQYLDTLKLNTFDLVIMDPPTFSNSKRMKDFLDIQRDHVTLLNKVLLATKKGGVIYFSNNYRRFVLDEAQIEASSIRDITTPTTPFDFQQKLIRKCYRIVK; via the coding sequence ATGGCACCATCACCCGATAAATTACAGATGTTTGAAAACCGGCTTACCAAGGTATTCCGGCATCTGAAGAAACTGGCCCGGCGGCAAAATATCAGCTGTTACCGGGTATATGATGATGATATTCCAGAGTTTCCTTTCAGCATAGAGCTGTATGAAAATAAAGTATATGTGGCCGAATACCAGCGCCGGCATGGGATGGAAGAAGAAGCCCACGAAGCCTGGCTGGATAGCTGCCTGGAACTGATCAGCAAAGTATTGGAAATACCACTGGACCTTATCTTCGTAAAACAGCGCCAGCGTAAACAGCATCGGCAGGCACAATATGAAAAGCTCTCTTTTGAAAGCCAGGAAATGATTGTGCAGGAAGCAGGGCTAAAATTTAAAGTGAACCTGTCCGACTACCTGGATACAGGATTATTTCTCGACCATCGTATTACCCGTGGAATGGTACGTGAGGAAGCCAAAGATAAAAAGGTGCTGAACCTCTTCTGCTATACCGGTTCTTTTTCTGTGTATGCTGCTGCTGGCGGTGCTACACAGGTAACATCGGCTGATCTTTCCAAAACCTATTTAAGCTGGGCAGAAGAGAATATGCGGCTGAACGATATAGACGTTTCCAAACACGAGTTTGTACATGCGGATGTATTGCAATACCTCGATACCCTGAAGCTCAACACGTTTGACCTGGTTATCATGGACCCGCCCACTTTCTCTAACAGCAAGCGGATGAAGGATTTCCTGGATATACAGCGGGACCATGTTACTTTATTGAACAAGGTATTACTGGCTACCAAAAAAGGAGGTGTTATTTATTTCAGTAACAACTACCGCCGTTTTGTGCTGGATGAAGCCCAGATTGAAGCCAGTAGTATACGTGATATTACTACCCCTACCACACCATTCGACTTTCAGCAGAAGCTGATCCGTAAATGTTACCGGATAGTGAAGTAA
- a CDS encoding O-methyltransferase translates to MEIIPAAVEAFAEKYTSPESGLLYQLNRETHLKVALPHMLSGHIQGRVLSMVSHMMQPRRILEIGTFTGYSAICLAEGLTADGILHTIDVNEELETICTKYFEQAGHGHKIKMHIGKALEIIPQLEEVFDLVFIDADKVGYGAYLDMVWEKLRPGGIILADNVLYHGEVLLPENEQGTNPKAMIRFCEKVLADDRAEQVLLTVRDGLLMIRKK, encoded by the coding sequence ATGGAGATCATACCGGCGGCAGTGGAGGCGTTTGCAGAAAAGTATACCAGTCCGGAAAGCGGGTTGTTATATCAGTTAAACAGGGAAACGCATTTGAAAGTAGCCTTGCCACATATGCTTAGCGGGCATATTCAGGGGCGTGTATTGAGCATGGTGAGTCATATGATGCAACCCCGCCGTATTCTGGAGATCGGCACTTTCACGGGTTATTCCGCTATCTGTCTGGCAGAAGGCCTGACCGCTGATGGCATACTCCATACCATTGATGTAAATGAAGAACTGGAAACCATCTGTACAAAGTATTTTGAGCAGGCTGGTCATGGCCATAAAATAAAGATGCATATCGGGAAAGCACTGGAGATCATCCCGCAATTGGAAGAAGTGTTTGACCTGGTATTTATTGATGCAGATAAAGTGGGGTATGGTGCCTATCTGGATATGGTGTGGGAAAAGCTTCGTCCCGGTGGTATCATACTGGCCGATAATGTACTCTATCACGGAGAGGTGCTGCTACCGGAAAATGAGCAGGGTACTAACCCTAAGGCCATGATCAGGTTTTGTGAAAAAGTGCTGGCAGATGACCGGGCAGAACAGGTGCTGCTGACCGTGCGGGATGGCTTACTCATGATCCGGAAAAAGTAA
- a CDS encoding TIGR00730 family Rossman fold protein, with protein MGRSIAVFCGSSMGNHPSYAKEAQALGHLLAQHDITLVYGGGKAGLMGVVADSVLEKGGRVTGVIPEFLNTRERKHENLTQQIEVQTMHQRKTIIYEMSDAAIALPGGFGTLDELFEIITWNQLTLHTKMVGLLNVEKFYDHLYQHILTVRDEAFAPTIQVENLRMATTAAALLNLMM; from the coding sequence ATGGGCAGAAGTATTGCTGTTTTTTGCGGTAGCAGTATGGGTAATCACCCCTCTTATGCAAAGGAAGCGCAGGCACTGGGTCACCTGCTGGCACAACATGATATCACCCTGGTATATGGTGGTGGTAAAGCAGGCTTAATGGGAGTAGTAGCAGATAGTGTACTGGAAAAAGGCGGAAGAGTAACAGGCGTAATCCCTGAGTTCCTGAATACACGGGAACGCAAACACGAAAATCTTACGCAGCAGATAGAAGTGCAGACCATGCATCAGCGCAAAACCATTATATATGAAATGAGTGATGCCGCTATTGCCTTGCCTGGTGGCTTTGGCACACTGGATGAGCTGTTTGAGATCATTACCTGGAACCAGCTCACGCTGCACACAAAAATGGTAGGATTATTGAACGTGGAAAAGTTTTATGATCATTTATATCAGCACATACTGACTGTCAGGGATGAAGCCTTTGCCCCCACCATCCAGGTAGAAAACCTACGGATGGCCACTACGGCAGCAGCATTATTAAACCTGATGATGTAA
- a CDS encoding nucleotide exchange factor GrpE, with protein sequence MTEKDKDMQTNGQENSDQENVQSMPNLNTDENMSGTSHMNDELAEESVLEKKEQELSEMRDKYLRLVAEFDNFKKRTARERIELMQTANKEVMIALLDVLDDCDRATQQMDTATDLNAVKEGILLVFNKLKSSLYAKGLKPMESIHTTFDADLHDAITEIPAPSEDLQGKVLDVLQSGYYLNDKIIRHARVVVGK encoded by the coding sequence ATGACAGAAAAAGACAAAGACATGCAGACAAACGGACAGGAAAACAGTGATCAGGAAAACGTTCAAAGCATGCCCAATTTAAATACAGACGAAAACATGAGTGGAACTTCGCATATGAATGATGAGCTGGCAGAAGAAAGTGTATTGGAGAAAAAAGAGCAGGAACTGAGTGAAATGCGGGATAAATACCTCCGTCTGGTAGCTGAGTTTGATAATTTCAAGAAGCGTACTGCCAGGGAAAGGATCGAACTGATGCAAACTGCCAATAAAGAGGTAATGATTGCCTTACTGGATGTGCTGGATGATTGTGACCGTGCCACGCAACAAATGGACACTGCAACGGACCTGAATGCAGTAAAAGAAGGTATATTATTGGTTTTCAATAAATTAAAGTCTTCCCTGTACGCCAAAGGCCTGAAACCTATGGAAAGTATACATACTACTTTTGATGCTGACCTTCACGACGCTATCACCGAAATACCTGCACCTTCCGAAGACTTGCAGGGCAAAGTACTGGATGTACTGCAAAGTGGTTACTACCTGAATGACAAAATTATACGTCATGCAAGGGTGGTAGTAGGCAAATAA
- a CDS encoding YfbK domain-containing protein, with protein sequence MQKFLVLLLFVSSLLPASAQTIWVTGAVEDSITHNPLPGVAICVAGDTAKTVTNNYGLFKIAIPPGSTHLQFRHPRYSAKTVPVENANRILVSLVPAAEQMDDIMLAKARSRAKFTQGANPNYGNVGMGIRTFYNETYGAIYENRFANTKVRASSTFAIDVDRAAYSNIRRFIHLKEKIPPDAVRIEEMVNYFHYSYPLPAPGNTLAYYSQYADCPWEPGHTLLQIAVRGSKPDMDSLPPCNLVFLIDRSGSMGTANKLPLLQAAFRILVNSLRAQDKVAIVAYAGTPGVILPCTSGSEKEKILNAIDILSASGTTAGEAAIKMAYQIAVENYIPNGNNRVIMATDGDFNVGQSSDKEMEELITEKKESGVMLTCLGFGMGNYKESKLESLSSKGNGNFAYIDNLEEANKIFAREFGSTLFTIAKDVQTQVWFNPDKVKAYRLIGYENKILKADTAEGERMVGGIVGAGHCAVALYEIIPQDPATGTDSLLAHMKISWRAPNEDTTVYVLPGEIPAHKTTFKEASNDFRFAASVALMGMILRKSEYKGTGDCNMVMQIARKALGEDSGGYRSEFLKMVKTLKGMKVDK encoded by the coding sequence ATGCAAAAGTTTCTTGTACTGCTTCTTTTTGTATCATCCCTTTTACCTGCGAGCGCACAAACCATTTGGGTAACTGGAGCCGTGGAGGATAGTATTACCCACAATCCCCTGCCTGGCGTAGCTATTTGCGTAGCCGGCGATACCGCTAAAACAGTAACCAACAATTACGGACTTTTTAAGATCGCCATTCCTCCGGGAAGCACACATCTGCAGTTCCGGCATCCCCGGTACAGTGCTAAAACAGTACCTGTTGAAAATGCCAACCGCATCCTGGTGTCCCTGGTACCTGCGGCCGAGCAGATGGACGACATCATGCTGGCTAAAGCCCGTTCCCGCGCAAAATTTACACAAGGGGCCAACCCTAATTATGGCAATGTAGGGATGGGGATTCGTACCTTTTATAATGAAACTTACGGGGCCATCTATGAAAACAGGTTTGCCAATACGAAGGTACGTGCATCTTCCACCTTTGCCATAGATGTAGACCGTGCAGCTTACAGTAATATCCGGCGTTTTATCCACCTGAAAGAAAAGATACCACCTGATGCAGTGCGGATAGAAGAGATGGTAAATTATTTTCACTACAGCTATCCGTTACCAGCACCGGGCAATACGTTGGCATACTATAGCCAGTACGCTGATTGCCCATGGGAGCCGGGACATACCCTGCTGCAGATCGCAGTAAGAGGTAGTAAACCGGATATGGATAGCCTTCCTCCCTGTAACCTGGTTTTTTTGATAGACCGATCAGGTTCTATGGGAACTGCCAATAAACTTCCCCTGTTGCAGGCAGCCTTTCGTATCCTGGTCAATAGCCTGCGCGCGCAGGATAAGGTAGCTATCGTAGCCTATGCGGGTACGCCTGGTGTGATCCTGCCCTGCACGTCTGGCAGTGAAAAGGAAAAGATCCTCAATGCGATCGATATCCTGAGTGCCAGTGGTACTACGGCAGGAGAAGCAGCCATAAAAATGGCCTACCAGATTGCGGTGGAAAACTATATCCCCAATGGCAACAACCGGGTGATCATGGCTACCGACGGAGACTTTAACGTGGGGCAATCCAGTGATAAGGAAATGGAAGAACTAATCACGGAAAAGAAGGAAAGCGGGGTCATGCTTACCTGCTTGGGATTTGGGATGGGCAACTATAAAGAGTCTAAGCTGGAAAGTTTATCCAGCAAGGGGAATGGTAATTTTGCTTATATAGACAACCTGGAAGAAGCGAATAAGATATTTGCGCGGGAGTTTGGCAGTACCCTGTTTACAATAGCCAAGGATGTGCAGACACAGGTATGGTTTAATCCAGACAAAGTAAAGGCTTACCGGCTGATAGGATATGAGAATAAAATCCTGAAGGCGGATACTGCGGAAGGAGAAAGGATGGTAGGAGGCATTGTAGGAGCCGGGCATTGCGCAGTAGCATTATATGAAATTATTCCACAGGACCCGGCTACGGGTACAGACAGCCTCCTCGCGCATATGAAGATCTCCTGGCGTGCACCGAATGAAGATACCACGGTGTATGTATTACCCGGGGAGATACCTGCACATAAAACCACCTTTAAAGAAGCCAGCAATGATTTTCGTTTTGCCGCTTCCGTGGCACTCATGGGTATGATTCTCCGGAAGTCGGAATACAAGGGAACCGGTGATTGTAACATGGTGATGCAGATAGCGCGCAAAGCCCTGGGAGAGGACAGTGGGGGTTATCGTTCAGAATTTCTGAAAATGGTGAAAACCCTTAAAGGAATGAAGGTAGACAAGTAG
- a CDS encoding glucosaminidase domain-containing protein gives MQIRKLLLVVSFLVGCMPLLKAQKLTTEQYIALYKGAAIEEMRRSGVPAAIKLAQGIVETQSGNGWLVLNSNNHFGIKCKNNWTGKTVSYDDDARGECFRVYETARDSYKDHSDFLRNNPRYSFLFQFSQDDYKSWAFGLKQAGYATNKTYPQQLIKVIEDYDLQRYSLQALGRIPLDSDVTTNPVYAGGNKHNTSNGSASRPAATVAAPIAPPAMDLGSYPKGVFEINGRKVIFVAAGTSLIQLANEKDIRLSKLVRFNDLEDDRPLKRNTFIFLQRKAKKGRNDYHTVAATETMHDIAQAEGVQMKWLRRRNKMSEGEEPAPGQRLALNGYASAKPRLAVNAPKQEEPADFSPRKALDGLKEEIEKASEGSVAAVPAAKETPAPQQNGLPPGMVEDLKKVAEVTPVTPRAQAPAQTDNPPAPVKTAAAKPGVLQYHDVQPKETLFAIARQYNTTVSQLQQWNNLSGNDIKIGQRLLVGK, from the coding sequence ATGCAAATAAGGAAATTATTGTTGGTAGTCAGTTTTCTTGTTGGCTGCATGCCTTTGCTGAAGGCACAAAAACTAACTACAGAGCAGTATATCGCGCTTTACAAAGGAGCCGCTATTGAAGAAATGCGCCGCTCAGGCGTTCCTGCCGCTATCAAACTGGCCCAGGGTATCGTAGAAACACAATCAGGCAATGGCTGGCTGGTACTCAATTCCAATAATCACTTTGGTATTAAATGTAAGAATAACTGGACCGGTAAAACGGTAAGTTATGATGATGATGCCCGCGGCGAATGCTTTCGTGTATACGAAACAGCGCGCGATTCCTATAAGGATCATTCCGATTTTTTAAGAAATAACCCCCGATATTCCTTCCTGTTCCAGTTTAGCCAGGATGATTATAAATCATGGGCTTTCGGACTCAAACAAGCCGGATACGCCACTAATAAAACCTATCCGCAGCAGCTGATCAAAGTAATAGAAGATTATGACCTGCAACGATATAGTCTTCAAGCACTGGGAAGAATACCGCTCGACAGTGATGTGACAACAAACCCTGTTTATGCAGGAGGAAACAAGCATAACACCAGCAATGGATCCGCTTCCAGGCCAGCTGCTACCGTGGCAGCTCCTATAGCACCACCCGCTATGGATCTGGGAAGTTATCCCAAAGGTGTGTTTGAGATCAATGGCCGTAAAGTAATTTTTGTAGCTGCTGGTACTTCCCTGATCCAGCTGGCTAATGAAAAAGATATCCGTTTAAGTAAGCTGGTACGCTTTAATGACCTGGAAGATGACCGTCCGCTAAAACGGAATACCTTTATTTTCCTGCAGCGTAAAGCCAAGAAAGGCCGGAATGATTATCATACTGTAGCCGCCACAGAAACCATGCACGACATTGCGCAGGCAGAAGGGGTACAGATGAAATGGTTACGCCGCCGCAATAAAATGAGTGAAGGTGAGGAGCCCGCCCCGGGACAACGCCTGGCGTTAAATGGGTATGCTTCTGCAAAGCCCCGGCTGGCCGTAAATGCACCTAAGCAGGAAGAACCGGCCGACTTTTCTCCCCGTAAAGCCCTGGATGGCTTAAAAGAGGAAATAGAAAAGGCCAGCGAAGGAAGTGTAGCAGCGGTACCTGCTGCGAAAGAAACACCTGCTCCCCAGCAAAATGGTTTACCACCCGGCATGGTGGAAGATCTGAAAAAAGTGGCCGAAGTAACACCGGTAACACCACGGGCACAGGCACCTGCACAAACAGACAATCCTCCTGCACCGGTTAAAACAGCCGCTGCAAAACCCGGCGTTTTGCAGTACCATGATGTGCAGCCCAAAGAAACATTATTTGCAATTGCCAGACAGTATAATACCACCGTATCTCAATTACAGCAGTGGAATAATTTATCCGGCAACGATATTAAAATCGGTCAGCGCCTCCTGGTAGGTAAGTAG